The following proteins are encoded in a genomic region of Laribacter hongkongensis DSM 14985:
- a CDS encoding glycosyl hydrolase 108 family protein codes for MKVPVQDGFQVMPAIAPAGQLATPRMENVAARQAELLGRSMQGGGVQMSRMAMHMQEEANQLRLDEAQIRAREALARLTYDPESGYQSIKGRNALDRPDGKSLWDEYGERFDAELQAIAGGLGNDIQRQRFAATAARLRAGLTGSIQHHVLSEKRTTQIQTNQSIIDNQVEIAIQGYRDDSAIQSAIHGQVDDEGEVLQKGIVQAVAELARLNGWDEPTHLQQQRKAVSQAHAGVASRLLDDDPAEANRYLNAHQADMTAGDVDRLNRSIRPALARSEGLKLGEAIFSEGSLLPTSFDDAVSMVLKFEGGYTRDDAGRGETNYGINKTANPDVDIRNLTPAKAAALYKERYWNAIGADDLPPAIRMIAFDTAVNMGPGAANKLIAASGGDPARLLNLREERYAQLASKEPNRFGENVQQAWANRIATLRQHLANSENGTFSSLTGMLDRADLIADEDQKRVAKQHIKELYSFEQARKKEEYDALFLRVQEIAYAKPGGWKDIAPADWGRLTHEDRAKLQGGVPKESSPDILLLLENRPDLWVSGKIEQFRYQLSEADYRRYFTQGNGPGADQKIRKASYDATVFNRGLVNAGLEKLTKSRLSDRERDQKLELTMAFKREIEAQQQAKGRALSLEEQETLLARLLKPVKVKAIYTNLGGLLRQDSSMEKHVYEVQSPGNILIPDKARKLISARARAAGIAGLSEREMLNAYLSMEEEQ; via the coding sequence ATGAAAGTTCCAGTCCAAGATGGTTTTCAGGTCATGCCGGCCATTGCGCCTGCCGGCCAGCTGGCGACGCCCCGGATGGAGAACGTGGCAGCCCGCCAGGCTGAATTGCTTGGTCGCTCGATGCAGGGGGGCGGTGTGCAGATGAGCCGGATGGCCATGCACATGCAGGAAGAGGCCAATCAGCTGCGTCTGGACGAGGCACAAATCCGGGCGCGGGAAGCACTGGCCAGGCTGACCTATGACCCGGAATCCGGTTACCAGTCCATCAAGGGACGCAATGCCCTGGATCGTCCGGATGGCAAATCGTTGTGGGACGAATACGGAGAACGCTTTGACGCCGAGTTGCAGGCGATTGCCGGCGGGCTTGGCAACGATATCCAGCGGCAGCGCTTTGCCGCGACAGCAGCCCGTTTGCGAGCCGGGCTGACCGGTTCGATCCAGCATCATGTCCTGTCTGAAAAGCGGACAACCCAGATCCAGACCAACCAGTCGATCATTGACAATCAGGTGGAGATTGCCATTCAGGGATACCGGGATGATTCGGCTATCCAGTCTGCCATCCATGGCCAAGTCGACGACGAGGGTGAGGTGCTGCAAAAGGGCATCGTGCAGGCTGTGGCCGAGCTTGCCCGGCTGAATGGCTGGGATGAGCCCACGCATTTGCAGCAGCAACGAAAAGCCGTCAGCCAGGCTCATGCGGGCGTGGCCAGCCGGTTGCTGGACGATGATCCGGCCGAGGCAAACCGGTATCTGAATGCCCATCAGGCGGACATGACTGCTGGTGATGTAGATCGTCTGAACCGGTCAATTCGTCCGGCGCTCGCACGGTCGGAAGGGTTAAAGCTCGGAGAGGCCATCTTCTCCGAAGGCAGCCTGCTGCCGACGTCATTCGATGACGCGGTCAGCATGGTGCTGAAATTCGAGGGTGGGTACACCAGGGATGATGCCGGAAGAGGGGAAACCAACTACGGCATCAACAAAACAGCCAATCCCGATGTCGACATCAGGAACCTGACGCCAGCCAAGGCCGCAGCGCTCTACAAGGAGCGCTACTGGAATGCCATTGGTGCAGATGACCTGCCCCCGGCCATTCGCATGATCGCCTTCGACACGGCGGTCAACATGGGGCCGGGTGCCGCCAACAAGCTGATTGCCGCATCGGGTGGTGATCCGGCCAGATTGCTGAACCTGCGTGAAGAGCGCTACGCACAGCTGGCCAGCAAGGAGCCCAACCGGTTTGGAGAAAACGTACAGCAGGCATGGGCCAACAGGATTGCCACGCTGCGTCAGCATCTGGCCAACAGCGAGAACGGCACGTTCAGCAGCCTGACAGGCATGCTGGACAGGGCAGACCTGATTGCCGACGAGGATCAGAAACGGGTGGCGAAACAGCATATCAAGGAGTTGTATTCGTTCGAGCAGGCCCGGAAGAAAGAGGAGTATGACGCCCTGTTCCTGCGCGTTCAGGAGATTGCCTATGCCAAGCCCGGTGGCTGGAAGGACATCGCTCCGGCCGACTGGGGAAGGCTGACCCATGAGGACCGGGCCAAACTTCAGGGGGGCGTTCCCAAAGAGTCCAGTCCGGACATCCTGCTGTTGCTCGAAAACCGTCCGGACCTGTGGGTATCCGGCAAGATCGAACAGTTCCGCTATCAGCTCTCAGAGGCTGACTACCGGCGCTATTTCACGCAGGGCAATGGTCCGGGAGCTGACCAGAAAATCCGCAAGGCCAGCTACGACGCGACGGTATTCAATCGTGGCCTCGTCAATGCCGGACTGGAAAAGCTGACCAAATCCAGGCTGTCCGACCGGGAGCGGGATCAAAAGCTCGAGCTGACGATGGCGTTCAAGCGCGAGATCGAGGCCCAGCAGCAGGCCAAAGGGCGAGCCCTGTCCCTGGAAGAACAGGAAACCCTGCTGGCCAGACTGCTCAAGCCGGTCAAGGTCAAGGCTATTTACACGAATCTTGGCGGACTTCTCCGTCAGGACTCTTCCATGGAAAAACACGTCTACGAGGTGCAGTCCCCCGGGAACATCCTCATTCCGGACAAGGCAAGGAAGCTGATCAGTGCCCGGGCCCGTGCGGCGGGCATTGCCGGCCTGAGTGAGCGGGAAATGCTGAATGCCTATCTGTCGATGGAAGAAGAACAATGA
- a CDS encoding type II toxin-antitoxin system RelE/ParE family toxin — translation MITSFCHKGLESFFLTGSKAGIRPDHAGKLQKQLTALDSARQPDDMAVPSWKLHLLKGDLAGHYAVTVNANWRLTFRFLPTGDVELVDYQDYH, via the coding sequence ATGATTACTTCGTTCTGTCACAAGGGACTCGAGTCGTTCTTCCTGACGGGCAGCAAGGCGGGTATCCGGCCTGACCACGCAGGAAAACTTCAAAAGCAGCTGACCGCACTCGACTCGGCCAGACAACCAGACGATATGGCGGTTCCAAGCTGGAAACTCCACCTACTAAAAGGGGATCTGGCCGGACACTACGCTGTTACCGTCAATGCTAACTGGCGACTGACCTTCAGGTTTTTGCCCACTGGCGATGTGGAGTTGGTTGACTATCAGGATTATCACTAG
- a CDS encoding HigA family addiction module antitoxin, whose protein sequence is MSRMHNPAHPGTVLADWLDGISVTDAARKLGITRTALSRILHGHAGISADMAIRLSEALGTTPELWLGMQSAYDLWQAGQRPRPHVERMFFASQAT, encoded by the coding sequence ATGAGCCGCATGCACAACCCGGCACACCCTGGAACCGTGCTGGCTGACTGGCTGGATGGAATCAGCGTTACCGACGCAGCCAGGAAACTTGGTATTACACGGACGGCTTTATCCCGCATTCTGCACGGCCATGCCGGTATCAGTGCAGACATGGCCATTCGTCTCTCGGAGGCACTGGGTACAACGCCAGAACTATGGCTTGGCATGCAGTCAGCCTACGATTTGTGGCAGGCCGGTCAGCGCCCGCGCCCACACGTCGAGCGCATGTTCTTCGCATCACAGGCAACCTGA
- a CDS encoding helix-turn-helix domain-containing protein, producing MKRNLFAELTEGMDALRDEREGKVTLRQHTAERKEAPTVSAQEVLALRTRLHLSRPVFARYLRTNERTLENWEQGRAKPNAQAALLIRMVERYPDTVQRLATI from the coding sequence ATGAAGCGCAATCTGTTTGCAGAACTTACCGAAGGCATGGATGCGCTCCGTGATGAGCGCGAAGGCAAAGTGACGTTACGCCAGCACACGGCAGAGCGTAAAGAAGCCCCGACAGTGAGCGCGCAAGAGGTTCTGGCCCTGCGTACCCGGTTACATCTCTCTCGCCCGGTATTTGCACGCTATCTGCGTACGAACGAACGGACGCTGGAAAACTGGGAGCAAGGACGGGCCAAGCCTAATGCCCAGGCCGCTCTCCTGATCCGGATGGTGGAGCGTTATCCGGATACCGTACAGCGACTCGCAACGATCTGA
- a CDS encoding toxin gives MKASFIELPAFARYRQGYLDDDAFRELQQYLLDRPDAGDVIQGTGGLRKVRFADARRGKGKRGGIRVIYYWWLGGNQFWLFTLYDKDEAGDLSHDERKAIKAMLEREINARSQT, from the coding sequence GTGAAAGCTTCATTCATCGAGTTACCGGCATTTGCACGTTATCGTCAGGGCTATCTTGACGATGATGCGTTTCGTGAGTTGCAGCAGTACTTGCTTGATCGGCCGGATGCAGGAGATGTCATACAGGGAACAGGTGGCCTGCGCAAAGTAAGGTTTGCTGATGCCCGGCGTGGCAAAGGCAAGCGTGGCGGTATCAGGGTCATTTACTATTGGTGGCTTGGCGGGAATCAGTTCTGGCTGTTTACGCTCTATGACAAGGATGAAGCAGGTGACCTGAGCCACGATGAGCGCAAAGCAATCAAGGCTATGCTGGAACGCGAAATCAATGCAAGGAGTCAGACATGA